The DNA segment AGTATTATCGTTTTTGATACAATCCAACAATAATGATCACAACAAATCAAAAGGATGTGCTTTTCAGGGAAATTTCTTTATATCTAAAAAAATATAAAGTTAAATCATTACTTGATATAGGAGCAGGGGATGGCATATTAGCTCAAAAACTAGCTAACAGAGTGTCTCGATACCTCGCAATAGAAAGCGACAGGGAACGTATTGAAAAATTAAGGGGTTTTGGTCTAGAAACCATCCATGCTACATTCCCCCAAGGCATAGCTGGCAAGTTTGACATGGTATTAGCGTCTCATTCTATTCCTGAGGATGAAAGTCTCTACAGGCCTTTTTTGGAAACGGCATGGAATACACTTAATGATAAAGGGGTTTTATTGATAGTCACGTTTAAAGGGCAACATGGGGAACTACACGATTTAAGAAATAAATGGAGGGACACTAAAGATTCCGATGGTATTGATGAAAAACTTTACCATGCGATGTTGAATATTTTAAAGACATACGGCAAAGTAGAAATTCATCGAGTTGTTAGTGAATTCCAATCAGAAAATATTGATGAAATTACAGATTTTGCGATCCGTTCTATAAGCCCCAAAGAGTCTGAAAAAGAAGCATGCGTACAGTTTTTAAGAGATTTCTTTAAAATAAAGCATTTTTCAGAGGGTAAATACTTTTTCCCCCACGAACATGTTTTTATTTCTGTTTCTCGTCTCTCATAAAAAATCCGGTAGCTTATTAGGCTACCGGTTCTCTCAATATGCCTAAAGCCGTCCTACGTTGAGTGGTGACCTTGGTGCTCTTTGCCGTCCGGCGTCATGAGACAATGACAGGCCATGAGAATTTCTCCATTCGGGCCCAATCGCCAGCTGGTCTCAAGGGCACCGAGAAGTTCGGCATCACCCACTAGGACAGGTCGTATGATCTGCTCACGTGCTTCACGGTTAGTGCTCTCGAGTAGCACTTCTCCTTCATCGATCGAGAAATGAGTATGCAACAGGGTAACACCGAACCGATTCAGAGCGTTATGCCTTGCGAGCACTTCGGCAAGTTCGCGGAAGAGCGGATCGTCCGCCTTCGTTCTTGGCCGGACGGAATCAACATCTGGTAGCTCTGCATATGTAAGCGCTGTACTCATAATTACACCTCCTATGGGTGTGTTTTTTCCGATGGGACAATCCCAGTGGTTTCGCGGTCAATATATCATTCCAAATGGTAGAGTGTCAATAACAAGTCTAAAACAAAATACCAAAAATGTTTTGGGCAGACATATTTAGTACATTACTAATGTAATGTACAAACTGTTGACCGAGCACCACTTTTACGAGCTTCTCCGTTGGATATTTACAGAAACAATGGTTATACCATACACCAAAAACCTTTTAAGAGCAGGAGTGGTGCTCGGTTGACAAATAAAGGAAAATATGTAATATCATCGTAAGAAAGCCTAGACGAAGGCTTTTTCTTTATTTATAGGATGTCGGGGGTATTAATTCAAGGTTTTTATGACAACAGAGGCGAAAAATTCCATTTTTCAATTCTTGAAATTTGGGGTCGTGGGAGTATTAAACACCTTAGTTGATCTTGGGGTGTTTAACCTGCTTATTTTCCTTTTCGGGCTTGTCCATGGGCCTTTGTTTGTCGGATTTAAGGCCATTTCGTTCGTCGTGGCAGTTACTAACAGCTACTTCATGAACAAACACCTCGTGTTTAATACCCGAGGAGCTTTGAATTTTACGGAAAAGGGGAGGGGTGCGGAATTCAGCCTATTTTTAATAGTGAGCGTTGTGGGCCTTCTCCTGAATGTGCTCGTTTCTTATGTCGTATTTATGGCAGGAAAAACGCTTGCGCCGGAAGTGTCGTATTATCTCTTCGCGAATACGGGAGCCATCCTTGGCTCCGGGGTCGTCATGCTCTGGAATTTTCTGGGCTACAAATTTTTTGTTTTTAAGAAATAACCATGCACCCGATTTTTCTTTCAGTCATCATACCGGCGTATAAAGAAGGAGAGAGAATTGGCTCTACGCTTCTTTGCCTGGATAAATATTTTCATGACAAGCCGTATTCATACGAGATCATCGTGGTAAATGACGGCTCGCCGGATGACACCGCCACCACCGTACTTTCATACAGGAAAAAGATCAAAAATCTTAAGCTTATTGATAATCCCCGAAACAAAGGGAAAGGTTACGCCGTGCAGACCGGCATGCTTGCCGCTCATGGAGAATACAAACTTTTCATGGACGCGGATAATTCCGTAACCATTGATCATGTAGAGCGGTTCCTTGATCACGCGAGAGAGGGGCATGACGTTGTGATCGGTTCTATAGAGGTGAAAGGAGCGATTGTTCGCGAAGGAAATCAGTGGTATCGGAGAATTCTAGGTGCGATATCAAAGGTGCTTGTGAGATTCGTCGCAGTGCCCTACATACGAGACACACAACGCGGGTTCAAACTTTTCACGAGGAAAGCGGCTGATGTCATATTTCCCGCGCAAACAATCCATGGCTTTGGTTTTGATATGGAATTGCTCCTCATTGCGCAAAAGAGAGGCTACAGTATTAAGGAGTTGCCGGTAAAATGGATCAATCCTGCAGGCTCCACCGTTTCTCCTATGGCATACGTTACGACGTTTAAGGAATTGATGCAGATCAAGTGGAATTCTATCTCGGGTGTATATGACAAAGCGCACTATCCGGAAATACATTACCCCGCGTACGCACCAGCACTTTCGGGTGGGAAACAAGTTTCGCCATCAAATTTTTCATTACTGGTTGAAAGTATTAAAGAATCTGCCGTGTTTGATTATTGGAGACAATCCACATATGACGCCAATATTGTACAGTTTAGCGAAGACCATGAAAGAGAGCGGGGGAAAGGATTCTTTTATCAGGACGATGAATTCGTGCATCATACCGATCTTCATCATCATGAGACAGCCTTTTACGTCCTTATGCAACACCAGAAGACGCTTTTGGGTGTTTTAGCGCTCGTGCTGGGAGCCTCTCTCATTATCAATTGGCACACTACCGTTTTGGTTCTTTTCGCCACGCTGACGATACTGTACTTTGCCGATCTTCTCTTTGGCCTCTTTCTCGTATTCCGCAGTCTCGGTTCTTTTTCTGAAATAAAAATAAGCTCTGCCGAGATGGAAGAGGTTCAGGGAGGGGAGTGGCCAACCTATACGATCTTTTGCCCCTTGTATAAGGAGTGGCAGGTAGTTGAACAATTCGCCGCCGCGATGGGCAATCTGGATTATCCGAAAGACAAACTGCAGATATTGTTTCTCCTTGAAGCCGATGATCAGGAAACCATCAGGAAGATCAGCTCGTTTGACCTGCCTTCAAATTTTGAGATCGTTGTTGTTCCGCATTCTTTCCCAAAAACAAAGCCCAAAGCAATGAACTACGGGCTTGCGTATGCAAAAGGGGAATACCTGGTGGTCTATGACGCGGAGGATGTCCCCGAGCGCGATCAGCTGAAGAAAGCTGTCCTTGCTTTCAAAAAATCCAGCCCGCAAACAGTATGCGTTCAGGCAAAGCTTAACTTTTATAATCCGAAGCAAAATCTGCTCACCCGAGTCTTTACCGCGGAGTATTCACTATGGTTTGATCTCATTTTGCCGGGCCTGCAGTCCATCAACGCGCCCATTCCGCTGGGAGGCACTTCAAACCATTTTCGGACAGAAGACATAAAAGCGCTCTTCGGCTGGGACGCATTCAACGTGACAGAAGACTGCGATCTTGGCATGCGTATCGTAAAACGAGGACTCCGAACCGCAATTGTTGACTCCACTACCTACGAAGAAGCGAATTCGGGTTTGAGAAATTGGTATCGACAAAGAAGTCGTTGGATAAAAGGGTA comes from the Patescibacteria group bacterium genome and includes:
- a CDS encoding class I SAM-dependent methyltransferase, which gives rise to MITTNQKDVLFREISLYLKKYKVKSLLDIGAGDGILAQKLANRVSRYLAIESDRERIEKLRGFGLETIHATFPQGIAGKFDMVLASHSIPEDESLYRPFLETAWNTLNDKGVLLIVTFKGQHGELHDLRNKWRDTKDSDGIDEKLYHAMLNILKTYGKVEIHRVVSEFQSENIDEITDFAIRSISPKESEKEACVQFLRDFFKIKHFSEGKYFFPHEHVFISVSRLS
- a CDS encoding GtrA family protein encodes the protein MTTEAKNSIFQFLKFGVVGVLNTLVDLGVFNLLIFLFGLVHGPLFVGFKAISFVVAVTNSYFMNKHLVFNTRGALNFTEKGRGAEFSLFLIVSVVGLLLNVLVSYVVFMAGKTLAPEVSYYLFANTGAILGSGVVMLWNFLGYKFFVFKK
- a CDS encoding glycosyltransferase codes for the protein MHPIFLSVIIPAYKEGERIGSTLLCLDKYFHDKPYSYEIIVVNDGSPDDTATTVLSYRKKIKNLKLIDNPRNKGKGYAVQTGMLAAHGEYKLFMDADNSVTIDHVERFLDHAREGHDVVIGSIEVKGAIVREGNQWYRRILGAISKVLVRFVAVPYIRDTQRGFKLFTRKAADVIFPAQTIHGFGFDMELLLIAQKRGYSIKELPVKWINPAGSTVSPMAYVTTFKELMQIKWNSISGVYDKAHYPEIHYPAYAPALSGGKQVSPSNFSLLVESIKESAVFDYWRQSTYDANIVQFSEDHERERGKGFFYQDDEFVHHTDLHHHETAFYVLMQHQKTLLGVLALVLGASLIINWHTTVLVLFATLTILYFADLLFGLFLVFRSLGSFSEIKISSAEMEEVQGGEWPTYTIFCPLYKEWQVVEQFAAAMGNLDYPKDKLQILFLLEADDQETIRKISSFDLPSNFEIVVVPHSFPKTKPKAMNYGLAYAKGEYLVVYDAEDVPERDQLKKAVLAFKKSSPQTVCVQAKLNFYNPKQNLLTRVFTAEYSLWFDLILPGLQSINAPIPLGGTSNHFRTEDIKALFGWDAFNVTEDCDLGMRIVKRGLRTAIVDSTTYEEANSGLRNWYRQRSRWIKGYIQTYLVHMRAPRTFAKMSSPAHLLGLQLIVGGKVLSMFINPLMWGITIAYFAFRAQVGETIESFFPDPILYIGLTSFVFGNFLYLYYYMIGCAKRGLYDIIKYAFLVPFYWLGMSMAAWQALYEIIVKPHYWAKTVHGLHLKLEQKLSSAK